A window of the Salvelinus alpinus chromosome 25, SLU_Salpinus.1, whole genome shotgun sequence genome harbors these coding sequences:
- the LOC139553167 gene encoding myb/SANT-like DNA-binding domain-containing protein 4 isoform X3 — MATRAAYFSPSEAQILMEAYEEVKDIIKKKGNTATVIKQREKAWQSIADRLNALNMNGPKRTWQQVKIKYKNILQNAVKKNTHRQGTGGGSPKADLTPAEDMALELNKGRPVLEGIPGGKETSIGSSQDATRFIQEPPAQAPDDADPGEGPSAAATAHDGDDDEEETISLDSRRHEDPDAIQWENQPGNISSQAIRKLYGNHLRRQIELADIDIQYKKKKMENLALESEIKKRTIRKLDLEIKKLERELQEDDTAQNKN; from the exons atggcaactagagccgcgtacttttccccgtcggaagcacaaatcctcatggaggcatacgaggaggtaaaagatataattaagaagaaaggcaacaccgccacagtgataaagcaaagagaaaaagcgtggcaaagtattgcagaccgcctgaatgc attaaacatgaacgggccaaaacggacatggcagcaggtcaaaatcaaatacaagaacattctgcagaatg cagtgaaaaagaatacccacagacaaggcacgggtggtgggtcaccaaaggctgaccttaccccagcagaggacatggccttggagctaaataaaggcaggcccgtcttagaggggatccctggggggaaagagacgagcataggttcctcccaagatgccacccgcttcattcaag agccaccagcacaagcaccagacgatgctgatcca ggtgaaggccccagtgcagcagcaacagcacatgatggagacgatgatgaggaggagaccatctctctggattccagaaggcatgag gacccagatgctatacagtgggaaaaccagcctggcaacata agctcacaagctatcagaaagttgtatggcaaccacctccggcgccaaatagaactggcagacatagacattcagtacaagaagaaaaagatggaaaatcttgcactggagtccgaaataaaaaagaggacaattaggaaactggaccttgaaataaaaaaacttgagagggag ctccaagaagatgacacagctcaaaataaaaattag
- the LOC139553167 gene encoding myb/SANT-like DNA-binding domain-containing protein 4 isoform X2, producing MATRAAYFSPSEAQILMEAYEEVKDIIKKKGNTATVIKQREKAWQSIADRLNALNMNGPKRTWQQVKIKYKNILQNAVKKNTHRQGTGGGSPKADLTPAEDMALELNKGRPVLEGIPGGKETSIGSSQDATRFIQEPPAQAPDDADPGEGPSAAATAHDGDDDEEETISLDSRRHEDPDAIQWENQPGNISSQAIRKLYGNHLRRQIELADIDIQYKKKKMENLALESEIKKRTIRKLDLEIKKLEREVRYAFNVHCMLTVTQMY from the exons atggcaactagagccgcgtacttttccccgtcggaagcacaaatcctcatggaggcatacgaggaggtaaaagatataattaagaagaaaggcaacaccgccacagtgataaagcaaagagaaaaagcgtggcaaagtattgcagaccgcctgaatgc attaaacatgaacgggccaaaacggacatggcagcaggtcaaaatcaaatacaagaacattctgcagaatg cagtgaaaaagaatacccacagacaaggcacgggtggtgggtcaccaaaggctgaccttaccccagcagaggacatggccttggagctaaataaaggcaggcccgtcttagaggggatccctggggggaaagagacgagcataggttcctcccaagatgccacccgcttcattcaag agccaccagcacaagcaccagacgatgctgatcca ggtgaaggccccagtgcagcagcaacagcacatgatggagacgatgatgaggaggagaccatctctctggattccagaaggcatgag gacccagatgctatacagtgggaaaaccagcctggcaacata agctcacaagctatcagaaagttgtatggcaaccacctccggcgccaaatagaactggcagacatagacattcagtacaagaagaaaaagatggaaaatcttgcactggagtccgaaataaaaaagaggacaattaggaaactggaccttgaaataaaaaaacttgagagggaggtgagatatgccttcaatgtacactgtatgctaactgtaacacaaatgtattaa
- the LOC139553167 gene encoding putative nuclease HARBI1 isoform X1, translating into MKAQNCVFLSALTMACPFVRDVVDEEALVLRRAFRRERVFRDRLDPLAFPDDHLYERYRFSADGIRYLCRLLGPRIKHRTARSHALSVEQMVCVALRFFASGAFLYSVGDAEQLNKATICRTIRSVCLAIKALADVFISFPGHRRLCDIKEEFYRIAGFPNVIGAVDCTHIRIKAPSGAHEADFVNRKSFHSINVQMVCNADCVISNVVAKWPGSVHDSRIFRASEIYQCLSQGEFSGVLLGDRGYGCQPFLLTPFTDPQEAQQAYNHAHARTRARVEMTFGLLKARFHCLHKLRVSPVRACDITVACAVLHNVACLRKERAPRVPPAMDWDNPAIFPDDDSGRLLRDQYVLNYFS; encoded by the exons atgaaggcccaaaattgtgtgttcctttctgctctgacaatggcatgcccattcgtgcgagatgtggtggatgaagaagcacttgtgctgaggagagccttcaggcgagaaagggtcttcagggaccggttggacccactggccttccctgatgaccatctatatgaaagatacaggttttctgcagatggcatcaggtatctatgcagactactgggtcccaggattaagcaccgcactgcacggagccatgcactgagtgtggagcaaatggtttgtgtggccttgcgcttttttgctagtggagccttcctgtactcagtgggggatgcagaacagctgaacaaggccacaatttgccgcacaataaggagtgtgtgtctggctatcaaagcattagcagatgtcttcatctccttccctggccacagaagactctgtgacatcaaagaggagttctataggattgcag gtttccccaatgtcattggtgcagtggactgcacacacataaggataaaagccccctcaggtgcccatgaggccgattttgtgaataggaaatcctttcacagcattaatgttcag atggtctgcaatgctgactgtgtgatcagcaatgttgtggcaaaatggcctggctcagtccatgactccagaatctttcgggcctctgaaatctatcagtgcctatcacaag gtgaattctctggtgtgttgctgggagacagggggtatggctgccagccttttctcctgacacctttcacagacccccaggaagcacagcaggcctacaaccatgcccatgccaggaccagggccagagttgaaatgacctttggcctcctgaaggcacgctttcactgccttcacaaattaagggtcagccctgttagggcatgtgatattactgtggcttgtgctgtcctccacaatgtggcctgcctgaggaaggagagggcccccagagtgccaccagccatggactgggacaatccggcaatcttccctgatgacgacagtggtcggctgctgagggaccaatatgtgttgaattattttagttag